From Proteus vulgaris:
ACCTGCGCAGCCATTTCACGATCTGATAAGCCACCACAAATTTGAATAATTCGATCTGATAACGTCGATTTACCGTGGTCAATATGTGCGATAATGGAAAAGTTACGTATGTTTTTCATTCTGAAATTATTTTTCTCTATTGCTTTGCTCTATAAATCTGGCTTTGGAGTCATTCATGGACACAAAGCGAAAACTCTATATTGCAGGAGTTATTATTGATGACGCATTCTACACACTAGAGACATTATACTCAAAGAAACGTTCATCAAACACAAACATTTATGCTAAGACTTACATTTATTTGTGATTTTTTTGAGGTAATTTCCAGATATCGAAACGTGTTAATTTAAGATGAAAACGATAACAAAATTAACCAAGCAAAAATAATGGGGCTAATGCCCCATCTTTTTTATCTGTCAGCTACTCTTGAAATTGAACCTTAAGTTCATGAGGAGGAAGACCTATTTGTAATATAACAGGCTCAAACCCTTCGTCTTTACTCCACCATGTTGCCACTTTTTTTGCTAATAAAAAGCCAAGAAGGCCACCAGCAAGACCACTACAAAAAATAGCAAATTCACTGGAAAACCAAAGGCTCGCAATACCCGCAACAATAAATAGACCAATAAGTGGCGTTAAATACACCAACATAGCCGAAAGGAGTAAATTATTTTCAGGGATCCCTACTTCCACTTTTTGCCCTTCAACTAAAGGTTGTGCAACAGGAAGTTCGAGTTGATGAACAGTTTCGGGCCCTATTTTATTTAATAAATAAGAGCCACACGCGGCACGAGCTTGGCAACTACCACAGCCAGAAGAGGAACCGTAGCGCAATAACGCTCTTCCTTCATGCCAATGTATAACTGTTGCCCACTCTTTAACCATAACTTATACCTTTTACTTTTTCGTAAATACAACACTGTTGACTATCTTCTGTGCCGTAGAAAATGGTAATTGACCAATAAAGGTAATTTCATTGCCTTCTTTGTCATAGGTATAAATTGTATTACGACCATACCTTAACATTTTATCGCGTTCGGGCGAATTTGTTTGCTGACCACTTTTATTAACATAAATAGAGAAGTCAAATAAGCCATCACTAAATAAAATAGACTGACTAAATTCAGTTTCAGAAATCTGATGATTACTACGTTTTACTTCTTTAAAACCATCAGGTAACTCGCTGACTGACCAGTTATAAACTAAAGATTTAGATTTAGGAATAAGTAACACTGGCGGCATATTAACCGTACGTAATGAATTCAATTTAGTTTCAACCTCATTGCCTTCATTCACCGTGATCACCCTAAATTGTTCAATAATGTCATTATTTTTATCTAAAAGATCCACTCTTAAAGGAAGATATCTTTCTTCATCAATAAACAGGACAT
This genomic window contains:
- the rseB gene encoding sigma-E factor regulatory protein RseB — protein: MKKSWLSALLLVGSLSMSIQALAQPQTGSVEALLQKMGHTSQTSTYELSFININSQGIVPIRYRHTLIDDKPLAQLMQMDSTRREIVQRGNEISYFEPGLDAFSLRNDHIVDYIPAIIYQDFNELSGYYNFIDAGRTHIGDIPSRVVRVLSKNNDRYDYVLFIDEERYLPLRVDLLDKNNDIIEQFRVITVNEGNEVETKLNSLRTVNMPPVLLIPKSKSLVYNWSVSELPDGFKEVKRSNHQISETEFSQSILFSDGLFDFSIYVNKSGQQTNSPERDKMLRYGRNTIYTYDKEGNEITFIGQLPFSTAQKIVNSVVFTKK
- the rseC gene encoding SoxR-reducing system protein RseC, producing MVKEWATVIHWHEGRALLRYGSSSGCGSCQARAACGSYLLNKIGPETVHQLELPVAQPLVEGQKVEVGIPENNLLLSAMLVYLTPLIGLFIVAGIASLWFSSEFAIFCSGLAGGLLGFLLAKKVATWWSKDEGFEPVILQIGLPPHELKVQFQE